A single window of Synechococcus sp. CBW1004 DNA harbors:
- a CDS encoding ArsJ-associated glyceraldehyde-3-phosphate dehydrogenase, producing the protein MRVGINGFGRIGRLVFRALWGRPGIELVHVNDAGGDAHTAAHLLAFDSVHGRWQQAVQGNTGVAGQQPCFFVGSQPVSYTQEKDPTAVPWREAGVELVLECSGRIKTPETLQPYFDAVGLRRVVVACPVKGEIAGAEALNIVFGINHHLYNPEQHRLITAASCTTNCLAPVVKVVHESFGIRHGTITTLHDVTNTQVVVDGFKSDLRRSRSCLQSLIPTTTGSAKAIGLIFPELQGKLNGHAVRVPLLNASLTDAVFELERSVTVEEVNGAFEAAATGPLHGILGYETRPLVSVDYVNDSRSSIIDALSTMVVNGTQLKVYAWYDNEWGYSCRMADLVSHVALLDAR; encoded by the coding sequence ATGTCAATGACGCCGGCGGCGACGCCCACACCGCCGCGCACCTGCTGGCGTTCGATTCGGTGCACGGCCGCTGGCAGCAGGCAGTCCAAGGCAACACGGGGGTTGCCGGGCAACAGCCGTGCTTCTTCGTGGGCAGTCAGCCCGTCTCGTACACCCAGGAGAAGGACCCCACCGCCGTGCCCTGGCGGGAAGCGGGCGTGGAGCTGGTGCTCGAATGCAGCGGCAGGATCAAGACCCCGGAAACGCTGCAGCCCTACTTCGATGCGGTGGGCCTCAGACGCGTGGTGGTGGCCTGCCCCGTCAAGGGCGAAATCGCCGGAGCCGAGGCACTGAACATCGTCTTCGGGATCAACCATCACCTCTACAACCCCGAGCAACATCGGCTGATCACCGCCGCCTCCTGCACCACCAACTGCCTGGCACCGGTGGTGAAGGTAGTGCACGAATCCTTCGGCATCCGCCACGGAACGATCACCACCCTGCATGACGTCACCAATACCCAGGTGGTGGTCGATGGCTTCAAGAGCGACCTGCGCCGATCCCGCTCCTGCCTGCAGAGCCTGATCCCCACCACCACGGGTTCGGCCAAGGCGATCGGCCTGATCTTTCCCGAATTGCAGGGCAAGCTCAACGGTCACGCCGTGCGCGTGCCGCTGCTCAACGCCTCACTCACCGACGCGGTGTTCGAGCTGGAGCGCAGCGTCACCGTGGAGGAGGTGAACGGTGCCTTTGAAGCCGCCGCCACTGGCCCCCTGCACGGCATCCTCGGCTATGAAACCCGGCCGCTGGTGTCGGTGGATTACGTCAACGACAGCCGCAGTTCGATCATCGATGCGCTCTCGACGATGGTGGTGAACGGCACCCAGCTCAAGGTCTACGCCTGGTACGACAACGAGTGGGGCTACAGCTGCCGCATGGCCGATCTGGTGAGCCACGTGGCCCTGCTGGATGCGCGCTGA